Proteins from a single region of Fodinibius sp. Rm-B-1B1-1:
- a CDS encoding Ig-like domain-containing protein, translated as MKNNSNLIVAILLFVGLVIYSCATPTTPTGGPPDEKGPNIVGTNPETGTTNFSGRSISLHFSEFVERSSLREAITVEPDIGLSYEIDWGRKSAAIEFDQSIPDSTTLIVTIGTELTDTRNNGMSSPQKVAVSTGDEIDDGEISGTILNAKTGQGSEGHRVLLYREPYDITQRADYTASTDTSGQFKFAYLPEGKFKLFWVDDRNRNKIWDTKQERAQPFRKEFITLDKGDADTLGTLYATSVDTTQPVLQGVGLFSSQRMRMRFSEDIRLADDARITITDSLGNDYSEAFPLYIPSSEPYILFAHSEDSLHPESSYSLQTVGITDQSDNPIEEYSDTFTGSAQEDTTQQRIIKRNTTTGYYPSEPFEITYAKPITENVISDSLKIVEGDTLIEDWSEIEIQQNIFRIQPQKQWKDGVEYEVRVWDPRIDDYRKFDPQIWHESQFGGLNMMTEDSTLSNVHLRVENEESNFVRDTVFAEQVEINNLPPLNYKLTIYHDTNENGRWDHGQVEPYVRPEPYYIRKRITVQKGLTGDLTIEFPK; from the coding sequence GTGAAGAATAATAGCAATTTGATTGTAGCTATATTGCTTTTTGTGGGTTTGGTAATATACAGTTGTGCAACACCAACGACTCCCACAGGAGGGCCACCCGACGAGAAAGGTCCCAATATTGTAGGTACGAATCCCGAAACGGGGACTACGAATTTTAGCGGACGCAGTATCTCTCTGCATTTTTCTGAATTTGTTGAACGCTCTTCACTTCGCGAAGCTATTACCGTTGAGCCTGATATAGGTCTTTCCTACGAGATCGATTGGGGGCGTAAGTCGGCAGCTATCGAATTTGATCAGTCTATTCCCGATTCAACTACACTCATTGTAACCATTGGCACCGAGCTGACTGACACCCGCAATAATGGGATGTCGTCGCCGCAAAAAGTGGCTGTATCTACCGGTGATGAAATTGATGATGGAGAAATATCGGGCACGATCTTAAATGCTAAGACCGGACAAGGATCAGAAGGGCATAGAGTGTTGCTATATCGCGAACCATATGATATTACCCAAAGGGCTGATTACACGGCATCTACTGATACCTCGGGACAGTTTAAGTTTGCCTACTTACCAGAAGGTAAATTTAAACTTTTTTGGGTTGATGATCGCAACAGGAATAAGATTTGGGATACCAAGCAAGAACGCGCTCAGCCATTCAGAAAGGAATTTATAACCCTTGATAAGGGGGATGCCGATACTCTCGGAACCTTATATGCTACCTCTGTTGATACTACCCAACCAGTGTTACAGGGGGTAGGACTGTTCTCATCCCAGCGTATGCGTATGCGCTTCAGTGAAGATATTAGGCTTGCCGATGATGCCAGAATTACCATTACTGATTCGTTAGGAAATGATTACAGCGAAGCTTTTCCATTATACATCCCATCCAGTGAACCGTACATTTTATTTGCTCATAGCGAGGACTCCTTACATCCAGAATCCAGTTATAGCCTACAAACAGTAGGGATAACGGATCAATCCGATAATCCTATAGAAGAATATTCAGATACTTTTACGGGATCAGCTCAGGAGGATACTACCCAACAACGCATTATTAAGCGAAATACAACAACCGGCTACTATCCATCTGAACCATTTGAAATCACCTATGCAAAACCTATCACCGAAAATGTGATTAGCGACTCACTAAAAATTGTTGAAGGGGATACCTTGATTGAAGATTGGTCGGAGATCGAAATTCAGCAAAATATTTTTCGTATTCAGCCACAGAAACAGTGGAAAGACGGGGTGGAGTATGAAGTTCGTGTTTGGGATCCCCGTATTGATGATTATCGTAAGTTTGACCCTCAGATTTGGCACGAATCTCAATTTGGAGGGTTAAATATGATGACAGAAGATTCTACGCTCAGTAATGTGCATTTGCGTGTAGAGAATGAAGAGTCAAACTTTGTACGAGATACGGTTTTTGCAGAACAGGTAGAAATCAATAACTTGCCGCCCTTAAATTATAAGCTCACCATATATCATGATACAAATGAGAATGGACGTTGGGATCATGGACAGGTTGAGCCATATGTGAGGCCTGAACCTTATTATATCAGAAAACGGATAACGGTACAGAAAGGTCTTACTGGAGACTTAACTATAGAATTTCCTAAATAG
- the mprF gene encoding bifunctional lysylphosphatidylglycerol flippase/synthetase MprF, whose translation MKKIIKKLTPFISIIFFAFALWFLHEELQQYNMAEVMTQLADIPNHYILFSLILSALSYLLLTGYDALAVRYIGEKLEPGKIIRAGFVGYAFSHNIGLALITGGSIRYRIYSVWGFSGLQVTQIMAFSSFTLWIGFCAIGGLALIFATPNLPNDVMIPFVSLRILGVILLLMVIAYIWASYKFKKEINYKSWSFEFPDSKLALRQVAIASVDWLLMASVLYVLLPDVGVSFFSFVGAFLLAQIAGLFSQVPGGLGVFESIMLMYLTNFMPGSQVLSILVVYRIIYYILPLLGALVVLGYQEYIVNRRKMKVLQRKAASWVPRVVPQVMSFSIFVGGTILLFSGALPSDVPRMEWLQHFIPLPVIEMSHFFASLVGAALLVLASGLQRRSDGAYHLTIGLLVFGILFSLLKGADYEEASILSVMLVALLPCRDEFHRKASLFDQLFSARWFTLIVMVLASAIWLGTFSYGHVEYQKDLWWQFSLMGDAPRYMRAMVAVLGFSLIAGLIKLLRPKHQETVEPGEQELIIAKEIIRKSQEALSNLVLLGDKELLISEDRNSFIMFGRESQNWIALGDPVGDQDEAEDLIWEFYDQCTSEGFSPIFYQTGEQYLDHYVDLGLTLYKLGEEAHIPLKDFDPQETINSNIWSGHKQLKERGYTFEILSPNAFGRYLPELQSISEESLAARNKKERGFSVGYFDEAYLSNFPIAVVKKEGQMLAFSNILTGSEKHELTTDLLRYRPESPVGIIDFMLIETMLWGHKQEYSFFNLGMAPLSGMEEHDFSPGWSKLANFVYTYGENIYGFKKVRMYKRQFNPEWHPKFLVGPGGWALPRVLSSLTNIVSGGFESIMSKR comes from the coding sequence ATGAAGAAAATAATTAAAAAGTTAACTCCTTTTATTAGCATCATCTTTTTTGCCTTTGCGCTGTGGTTTCTCCACGAAGAACTGCAGCAATACAACATGGCAGAAGTGATGACGCAACTGGCGGATATCCCCAATCACTATATTTTATTTTCGTTGATACTGTCAGCGCTGAGCTACCTGCTGCTCACCGGTTATGACGCCCTGGCCGTGCGGTATATTGGTGAAAAGTTGGAGCCAGGTAAGATAATTCGTGCGGGTTTTGTAGGCTACGCTTTTAGCCATAATATCGGTCTGGCTTTGATTACTGGTGGCTCAATTCGGTATCGTATCTATTCTGTATGGGGATTTTCGGGTCTGCAGGTTACCCAGATCATGGCCTTTAGCTCCTTTACATTATGGATTGGATTTTGTGCTATAGGAGGCTTAGCGCTCATTTTTGCCACTCCGAACTTGCCAAATGATGTAATGATTCCCTTTGTATCGTTACGCATTTTGGGGGTAATATTGCTGCTGATGGTGATTGCTTATATTTGGGCAAGTTACAAGTTTAAAAAAGAGATTAATTATAAAAGCTGGTCTTTCGAATTTCCCGATTCTAAATTAGCATTACGGCAGGTAGCGATTGCCTCTGTTGATTGGTTGTTAATGGCATCGGTGCTGTATGTATTATTGCCGGATGTGGGAGTCAGTTTTTTTAGTTTTGTAGGAGCTTTTTTACTGGCACAAATTGCGGGATTGTTTAGTCAGGTTCCCGGTGGGTTAGGTGTTTTTGAATCCATCATGTTGATGTATTTGACGAATTTTATGCCCGGCTCTCAAGTGCTGAGTATTTTGGTGGTATATCGCATTATTTATTACATATTACCGTTATTGGGGGCACTGGTGGTATTGGGATATCAAGAGTACATTGTAAACCGCCGGAAGATGAAAGTGCTCCAGCGGAAAGCTGCAAGCTGGGTCCCCCGAGTGGTTCCCCAAGTAATGAGTTTCTCCATATTTGTTGGTGGTACCATTTTACTATTTTCGGGAGCCTTGCCCTCCGATGTGCCCCGAATGGAGTGGCTTCAGCACTTTATTCCGTTGCCAGTTATTGAAATGTCGCACTTTTTTGCCAGCTTGGTAGGGGCTGCGCTCCTGGTTCTTGCCAGTGGGCTTCAACGCCGTAGTGATGGGGCTTACCACTTGACTATTGGGCTCCTCGTTTTTGGTATTCTCTTCTCACTGCTCAAGGGAGCGGATTACGAAGAAGCCTCTATTCTTTCGGTAATGCTGGTGGCTCTTCTTCCATGCCGCGACGAATTTCATCGTAAAGCTTCCCTATTTGATCAGCTATTCTCGGCACGTTGGTTTACCCTTATAGTGATGGTATTAGCCAGTGCTATTTGGTTGGGCACTTTTTCGTATGGGCATGTTGAGTACCAAAAGGATCTATGGTGGCAATTTTCTCTGATGGGCGATGCGCCCCGTTATATGCGTGCAATGGTGGCCGTTTTAGGTTTTTCGTTAATAGCAGGACTTATAAAATTACTGCGTCCCAAACACCAGGAAACGGTGGAGCCGGGAGAACAGGAGCTAATTATTGCCAAAGAAATTATTCGAAAATCACAGGAAGCTTTATCTAATCTTGTATTGTTAGGGGATAAAGAACTGCTTATAAGTGAAGACCGAAATTCATTTATTATGTTTGGACGTGAGTCTCAAAACTGGATTGCCCTTGGCGATCCCGTGGGAGACCAAGATGAAGCTGAAGATTTAATCTGGGAGTTTTATGACCAATGTACCAGTGAGGGATTCAGTCCCATATTTTACCAGACAGGTGAACAGTATTTAGATCACTATGTAGATTTAGGTCTCACCCTCTACAAGTTGGGGGAAGAAGCACATATTCCGCTAAAAGATTTTGATCCGCAAGAGACAATAAACTCTAACATATGGTCTGGCCATAAGCAATTAAAAGAGCGGGGATATACATTTGAAATATTATCCCCCAATGCCTTTGGCAGATATTTGCCTGAACTCCAATCAATTTCAGAAGAAAGTCTTGCAGCACGCAATAAAAAAGAGCGGGGGTTTTCGGTGGGATATTTTGATGAGGCTTACTTGAGCAACTTTCCTATTGCAGTAGTCAAAAAAGAAGGACAGATGCTGGCTTTTTCAAATATTTTGACGGGTTCAGAAAAGCATGAATTAACAACGGATTTATTGCGATATCGGCCGGAATCTCCTGTGGGTATTATCGATTTTATGCTTATTGAGACGATGCTTTGGGGACATAAGCAGGAATATTCATTCTTCAATTTGGGTATGGCTCCACTGTCGGGGATGGAAGAGCATGATTTTTCTCCGGGATGGAGTAAGTTGGCTAACTTTGTGTATACGTATGGCGAAAATATTTATGGATTTAAAAAGGTACGTATGTATAAGCGGCAATTTAATCCCGAATGGCACCCCAAATTTTTAGTTGGACCTGGCGGATGGGCGCTTCCACGGGTATTGTCAAGCCTTACAAATATTGTATCCGGTGGATTTGAAAGCATTATGAGTAAGCGGTAG
- a CDS encoding methylmalonyl-CoA mutase family protein has translation MSKDTMTADQEPQTDGKEHSASKKDSRPEVYNAEHNIRFVTAASLFDGHDASINIMRRILQSSGAEVIHLGHNRSVQEIVDCAIQEDVQGIAVSSYQGGHMEYFKYMVDLLEERGASHINVFGGGGGVIVGDEIEELHEAGVCRIFSVEDGSEMGLQGMINYMLEKCDFDTADIEEVSAQDILKRDTKALARCISALENEHENIIKFEDDKLFDGDGNIIPAQKNGKPIPLVGITGTGGAGKSSLTDELIRRFLTEFEDINIAVISIDPSKVRTGGALLGDRIRMNSLDPERVYMRSLATRASNRATSQSVKGAIEICKTAGFDLVIVETSGIGQSDTEIVNISDIPLYVMTSEYGAATQLEKINMLDLAELVVLNKFEKKGSLDALRDVRKQMKRNRGAWDLDPEAMPVYPTIAAQFNDEGVNRLFKAIVDKVNSHYGINWETKLYTNAEPAEDIQAQSIIPGKRQRYLSDISDTIRDYHSWVEEQVEIASKLENVSGTIEQVDRWDPDEKDELKVKLKSMREHWLSKLDSHCKNILEGWDELYEEYQQEYVEVQVRDKTFKNKMYRKSLSGLDIPRVALPKTNHKGEQLKFALKENLPGYYPFTAGVFEFKREGEDPTRMFAGEGTPERTNKRFHYLSEGMPAARLSTAFDSVTLYGEDPDHRPDIYGKVGNSGVSICTLDDMKKLYSGFELTSRKTSVSMTINGPAPMILAMFMNTAIDQEVERYLKENGKWEEAQQKIKEYFEERGVEQPQYNNELPATNDGFGLGLLGISGDQLVDEETYEEIKEEALSVVRGTVQADILKEDQAQNTCIFSTEFALKMMGDIQQYFTDHKVRNYYSVSISGYHIAEAGANPITQAAFTLANGFTYVEYYLSRGMDIDDFAHNLSFFFSNGLDPEYAVIGRVARRIWAVAMREKYGANERSQKLKYHIQTSGRSLHAQEIQFNDIRTTLQALMAIYDNCNSLHTNAYDEAITTPTEESVRRALAIQLIINKEMGPAQNENINQGSYFIEEMTDLVEEAILSEFDRLTNRGGVLGAMENMYQRGKIQDESLHYESKKHSGEKPIIGVNTFLNEDAEQPEEEKKVDLIRSSKEEKEQQIQSVEAFWERNEREADEAIERLKEVARNNGNIFEELMETVKVASLGEISNALYEVGGQYRRNM, from the coding sequence ATGTCAAAAGACACAATGACAGCTGATCAGGAGCCGCAAACTGACGGTAAGGAACATTCGGCCAGTAAAAAAGATAGTCGCCCGGAAGTTTATAATGCAGAGCATAATATTCGTTTTGTAACGGCTGCAAGCCTTTTTGACGGACATGATGCCAGCATAAATATTATGCGCCGCATTTTGCAGAGTAGCGGAGCAGAGGTTATTCACCTGGGACATAATCGGTCGGTTCAGGAGATTGTTGACTGTGCTATTCAAGAAGATGTGCAGGGAATTGCTGTAAGTTCCTACCAGGGTGGACACATGGAATATTTTAAGTATATGGTGGACCTGCTTGAAGAACGAGGGGCATCTCACATCAACGTATTTGGTGGGGGCGGTGGTGTCATTGTAGGTGACGAAATTGAAGAGCTTCACGAAGCAGGTGTTTGTCGCATTTTTTCTGTGGAGGACGGTAGCGAAATGGGCTTGCAGGGGATGATCAATTATATGCTCGAAAAATGTGATTTTGACACTGCAGACATCGAAGAAGTAAGTGCTCAGGATATTTTGAAGCGAGATACCAAAGCATTGGCTCGATGTATTTCAGCTTTGGAAAATGAGCACGAAAACATTATAAAATTTGAAGATGATAAGCTTTTTGATGGGGATGGAAATATAATTCCGGCGCAAAAAAATGGAAAACCTATTCCATTGGTAGGAATTACTGGTACAGGCGGAGCCGGAAAAAGCTCCCTTACCGACGAACTAATTCGACGTTTCTTGACAGAATTTGAAGATATCAATATTGCAGTCATTTCTATTGATCCTTCTAAAGTCCGGACCGGTGGAGCACTGCTTGGTGATCGGATCCGTATGAACAGCCTTGATCCAGAACGCGTTTATATGCGGAGTTTGGCAACACGAGCAAGTAACCGGGCAACAAGTCAGTCGGTGAAAGGTGCTATTGAGATTTGTAAGACGGCCGGATTTGACTTGGTGATTGTTGAAACCAGTGGTATTGGTCAGAGTGATACGGAAATTGTTAATATCTCTGATATTCCCCTGTATGTGATGACCAGCGAATATGGAGCAGCTACACAGCTCGAAAAGATTAATATGCTTGATTTAGCGGAGCTGGTGGTGCTCAATAAGTTTGAAAAGAAAGGCTCGCTCGATGCACTGCGCGATGTACGGAAGCAGATGAAACGCAACCGAGGAGCGTGGGATTTAGATCCTGAAGCCATGCCTGTGTACCCAACCATTGCCGCGCAGTTTAATGATGAGGGGGTAAACCGGTTGTTCAAAGCGATTGTCGATAAGGTCAATAGTCACTACGGTATTAATTGGGAAACAAAGCTTTATACCAATGCTGAACCAGCCGAGGATATTCAGGCGCAATCGATTATTCCTGGAAAGCGTCAGCGGTATTTGTCTGATATTTCTGATACTATCCGTGATTACCACAGCTGGGTTGAAGAACAGGTTGAGATTGCAAGTAAACTTGAAAATGTAAGCGGTACCATTGAGCAAGTTGACCGTTGGGATCCGGATGAAAAAGATGAGCTTAAAGTGAAACTTAAATCGATGCGAGAGCACTGGCTCAGCAAGTTGGATTCACACTGTAAAAATATTTTAGAAGGCTGGGATGAATTGTACGAAGAGTATCAGCAGGAGTATGTAGAAGTGCAGGTGCGTGATAAAACGTTCAAAAACAAAATGTACCGGAAGTCGCTAAGTGGGCTGGATATTCCACGGGTGGCCTTACCTAAAACAAATCATAAGGGGGAACAGCTAAAGTTTGCGCTAAAAGAGAATTTGCCTGGCTATTATCCCTTTACGGCCGGCGTGTTTGAGTTTAAGCGTGAAGGCGAAGACCCTACGAGAATGTTTGCCGGAGAAGGGACGCCTGAGCGTACAAACAAGCGATTTCACTATCTCAGTGAGGGTATGCCGGCTGCGCGACTTTCAACAGCTTTTGATTCGGTAACGTTGTACGGCGAAGATCCGGACCATCGTCCTGATATTTATGGAAAGGTTGGAAATTCAGGCGTAAGCATTTGTACGCTGGATGATATGAAGAAATTGTATTCCGGTTTTGAGCTTACATCCCGTAAGACATCCGTATCAATGACGATCAATGGACCTGCACCAATGATTCTGGCGATGTTTATGAATACGGCCATTGATCAGGAGGTAGAACGGTATCTGAAAGAAAATGGCAAGTGGGAAGAAGCGCAGCAGAAAATTAAAGAGTATTTTGAAGAGCGGGGCGTTGAGCAACCACAATATAACAATGAGCTTCCGGCTACTAATGATGGATTTGGACTTGGTCTGCTCGGCATCTCTGGTGACCAGTTAGTAGATGAGGAAACCTACGAAGAGATCAAAGAAGAAGCACTATCGGTGGTGCGTGGTACGGTGCAGGCAGATATCCTTAAAGAAGATCAGGCGCAGAATACGTGCATTTTCTCCACTGAATTTGCCCTTAAAATGATGGGAGATATCCAGCAGTATTTTACTGATCACAAAGTTCGTAATTACTACTCAGTTTCGATCTCTGGGTATCACATTGCCGAAGCAGGAGCAAATCCCATCACCCAAGCCGCTTTTACACTGGCCAATGGGTTTACCTATGTAGAATATTACTTATCCCGCGGCATGGATATTGATGATTTTGCCCATAACTTATCCTTCTTTTTTAGTAATGGATTGGATCCCGAATATGCGGTAATTGGCCGCGTAGCGAGACGTATTTGGGCGGTAGCTATGCGCGAAAAGTATGGTGCCAATGAGCGTTCGCAGAAGCTTAAGTATCATATTCAGACAAGTGGTCGTTCGTTGCACGCACAGGAGATTCAATTCAATGACATTCGTACTACGCTTCAGGCACTGATGGCGATTTACGATAATTGCAATTCGTTGCATACCAATGCTTACGACGAGGCAATTACAACTCCCACTGAAGAGTCGGTGCGACGGGCATTGGCTATTCAGCTGATTATCAATAAAGAAATGGGACCTGCTCAAAACGAAAATATCAATCAAGGGTCATATTTCATTGAAGAAATGACAGACCTTGTTGAGGAAGCTATTCTCTCTGAATTTGATCGTCTGACAAACCGTGGCGGAGTGTTAGGTGCCATGGAAAATATGTATCAGCGAGGTAAAATTCAGGATGAGAGTCTGCATTATGAATCAAAAAAACATAGTGGAGAAAAACCTATCATTGGGGTTAATACCTTTTTGAATGAGGATGCCGAACAACCCGAAGAAGAGAAAAAGGTTGATCTTATCCGTTCTTCCAAAGAAGAAAAGGAACAGCAAATCCAAAGTGTAGAAGCCTTCTGGGAGCGTAATGAGAGAGAAGCCGATGAAGCAATTGAACGTCTTAAGGAGGTGGCTCGAAACAATGGTAATATCTTTGAAGAGCTTATGGAAACGGTGAAAGTCGCTTCTCTTGGAGAGATTTCGAACGCTCTGTATGAGGTTGGCGGACAGTATCGTCGGAATATGTAA
- a CDS encoding prolyl oligopeptidase family serine peptidase: MKRVLLTVILLFLFFGTTKAQLTDFKAQTFTDSTGQELQYRILKPADYDSSKSYPLVLFLHGAGERGDDNFSQLKWGVSHLAEPKMREKYPAFIVAPQMPEGAVWSQLITSRDTTSYTASMGQTPTKPMRLTIELLKQLQEEYPVDSNRLYVTGISMGGFGTFDLIQRFPNKFAAAVPVCGGGDTTTAFMLTDIPLWVFHGTNDDVVQPEFSRSMIEAIRIAGGSPGYTEYPDEGHVGAWVQAYRNPHLYEWMFSKELNAGNN, translated from the coding sequence ATGAAGCGAGTATTATTAACGGTAATATTACTATTTCTATTTTTCGGAACGACAAAGGCTCAGTTAACTGATTTTAAAGCTCAGACTTTTACGGATAGCACAGGACAAGAATTGCAGTATCGCATATTGAAACCTGCAGATTATGATAGCTCCAAAAGCTATCCGTTGGTATTATTTCTGCATGGGGCTGGTGAGCGAGGGGATGATAATTTTAGTCAGCTTAAGTGGGGTGTGTCTCACTTGGCAGAGCCAAAGATGAGGGAAAAGTATCCCGCCTTTATCGTTGCACCACAAATGCCTGAGGGAGCGGTTTGGTCTCAGCTTATTACAAGTCGTGATACTACATCGTATACCGCTTCAATGGGTCAAACTCCAACCAAGCCAATGAGGTTGACGATAGAATTGTTGAAGCAACTCCAGGAAGAGTATCCTGTGGATTCCAATCGTCTTTATGTAACGGGTATTTCGATGGGCGGATTTGGTACCTTTGATCTAATTCAGCGTTTTCCTAATAAATTTGCTGCCGCTGTTCCTGTTTGTGGTGGAGGTGATACAACTACTGCATTTATGCTGACGGACATTCCACTTTGGGTCTTTCATGGAACGAATGATGATGTAGTTCAACCAGAGTTTTCTCGATCGATGATCGAGGCAATACGCATTGCAGGCGGTAGCCCCGGATATACTGAATACCCAGATGAAGGGCATGTAGGGGCCTGGGTACAGGCTTATCGAAATCCGCATCTTTATGAATGGATGTTTAGTAAAGAGTTGAACGCGGGTAACAACTGA
- a CDS encoding sugar phosphate isomerase/epimerase family protein, whose product MDRKKFLQLGSFAAASVGIPGILTAAAPQANPKDLFFDISLAQWSLHRALFDGKIDHLEFPQTAKNEFGITAVEYVNQFFADKAEDKSYLDEMNSRCEDLGVDQVLIMVDGEGDLAIQDDKKRIEGVENHYKWVEAAQHLGCHSIRVNLYGDGTAEEQKRAAVDSLGRLAEFARDYNINIAVENHGGYSSDGQWLVDVMKQVNMDNCGTLPDFGNFCVKRENDARWDGACIEKYDRYQGVKELMSFAKGVSAKSYAFGENGLETTIDFTRMLNIIHKAGYSGYIGVEYEGDKHNEYDGIQATKELLIKLGQEF is encoded by the coding sequence ATGGACAGAAAGAAATTTCTTCAGTTGGGAAGTTTTGCCGCCGCATCAGTAGGCATACCAGGTATTTTAACAGCAGCAGCCCCACAAGCAAATCCCAAGGATCTCTTTTTTGATATTTCACTTGCACAATGGAGCTTACATCGAGCATTGTTTGATGGGAAAATAGATCATTTGGAATTTCCTCAAACGGCAAAAAATGAGTTTGGAATAACAGCTGTGGAATATGTGAACCAGTTTTTTGCCGATAAAGCGGAAGACAAATCATATCTTGATGAGATGAACAGCCGTTGCGAAGATTTAGGAGTTGACCAAGTGTTAATTATGGTCGATGGAGAGGGTGATTTGGCTATTCAGGATGATAAAAAACGAATTGAAGGGGTAGAAAACCACTACAAATGGGTTGAGGCGGCTCAACATCTGGGATGCCATTCGATCCGGGTAAATCTGTATGGCGATGGAACAGCCGAAGAACAAAAGAGAGCTGCTGTTGATAGCCTGGGACGTTTGGCTGAATTTGCACGGGATTATAATATTAATATTGCCGTAGAAAATCACGGCGGTTATTCGTCTGACGGTCAGTGGCTTGTAGATGTAATGAAGCAAGTGAACATGGATAATTGTGGAACGCTTCCTGATTTTGGTAATTTTTGTGTAAAAAGAGAAAATGATGCCCGATGGGATGGAGCATGCATTGAGAAATATGATCGATATCAAGGAGTAAAAGAGCTAATGTCTTTTGCGAAGGGAGTGAGTGCAAAAAGTTATGCATTTGGTGAAAATGGATTAGAAACAACAATAGATTTTACAAGGATGCTCAACATTATTCATAAAGCTGGATATTCCGGATATATAGGTGTGGAATACGAAGGAGATAAGCACAACGAATATGACGGCATTCAGGCAACTAAGGAGTTATTGATAAAGTTGGGACAAGAATTTTAG
- a CDS encoding Gfo/Idh/MocA family oxidoreductase encodes MGTNDDSQKKKGVSRQEFLKTSGILAAGFSIVPSSVVAGLGNKPPSDKLNIAGIGVGGMGRANLHNMNSENIVALCDVDWDYAAKTFKDYPDAQKFEDYRRMFDEMGDEIDAVVIATPDHTHYVTAAEAMRRGKHVFLQKPLTHSVYESRKLTEIARETGVVTQMGNQGNSAEGIRKICEWIWNGEIGEVKEVHAWTNRPIWPQGLEQPSETPSTPPTLNWDLFVGPAPWRPYHPSYTPWNWRAWWDYGTGALGDMGCHIIDPVFKALQLGHPDTIEGSSTQLNTQSAPLSEKVIYEFPRRPKKGNIEMPPVKFTWYDGGLMPERPESIPEGKTMGDSGGGAMFVGSKGTLICSTYALDPYIIGREENPPEAPEVFRRIPDAMNGGHEMDWVEACKENDPEKPSSNFEYAGPLNEVVVMGNLAVRLQGLKRTLQWDGENMEITNIAKDDEIRVVTSDRFEVVNGDPRFDTSYETINAKTAAGQYIKRSYRDGWSYN; translated from the coding sequence ATGGGCACAAATGATGATAGCCAAAAGAAGAAGGGGGTATCCAGACAAGAATTTTTAAAAACATCGGGGATTTTGGCGGCAGGCTTTTCTATTGTACCGAGTTCAGTTGTTGCAGGCCTTGGCAATAAACCACCGAGTGATAAGCTAAATATTGCTGGGATTGGGGTAGGAGGAATGGGAAGGGCTAATTTGCACAATATGAACAGCGAAAATATTGTGGCGCTCTGCGATGTTGATTGGGATTATGCTGCTAAAACATTTAAGGATTATCCCGATGCACAAAAGTTTGAAGACTACCGCCGCATGTTCGATGAGATGGGCGATGAAATTGATGCGGTAGTAATTGCCACGCCCGACCATACCCATTATGTAACAGCTGCTGAAGCTATGAGACGGGGCAAGCATGTATTTCTTCAAAAACCACTAACTCATTCTGTTTATGAATCTCGCAAGCTGACAGAGATAGCCCGGGAAACTGGTGTAGTTACACAAATGGGTAATCAGGGTAATTCTGCGGAAGGTATTCGAAAAATTTGTGAATGGATATGGAATGGGGAGATTGGCGAAGTTAAAGAAGTGCATGCATGGACAAATCGCCCCATTTGGCCGCAGGGATTAGAACAACCATCCGAGACCCCTTCTACACCTCCAACATTAAATTGGGATCTGTTTGTAGGTCCCGCTCCGTGGCGTCCCTATCATCCTTCATATACGCCCTGGAATTGGAGAGCTTGGTGGGATTATGGAACGGGTGCGCTCGGCGACATGGGATGTCATATTATTGATCCGGTATTCAAAGCACTGCAGCTGGGACATCCTGATACCATTGAAGGTAGTTCTACGCAACTCAATACCCAAAGTGCTCCGTTATCAGAGAAGGTGATCTACGAATTTCCCCGCAGACCTAAGAAAGGCAATATTGAGATGCCGCCAGTTAAATTCACTTGGTACGACGGTGGATTGATGCCCGAACGTCCGGAAAGTATTCCCGAAGGGAAAACGATGGGTGATAGTGGTGGAGGGGCTATGTTTGTTGGTTCTAAAGGAACCCTTATCTGTAGCACGTACGCTCTTGACCCCTATATTATTGGCCGAGAAGAAAATCCCCCCGAGGCTCCGGAAGTGTTTCGTCGTATTCCTGATGCTATGAATGGTGGCCACGAAATGGATTGGGTAGAAGCTTGTAAAGAAAATGACCCAGAGAAACCCAGTTCAAATTTTGAGTATGCTGGTCCTTTAAATGAAGTAGTTGTGATGGGAAATCTGGCTGTTCGGTTGCAAGGTCTGAAGCGAACATTACAATGGGATGGCGAAAATATGGAGATTACTAATATCGCTAAGGATGATGAAATTCGTGTCGTAACCAGCGACCGTTTTGAGGTTGTTAATGGAGATCCTCGTTTTGATACTTCATATGAGACTATTAATGCCAAAACAGCCGCTGGCCAATATATTAAAAGGTCATATCGTGACGGCTGGAGCTATAATTAA